A region of Selenomonadales bacterium 4137-cl DNA encodes the following proteins:
- the pyc gene encoding pyruvate carboxylase produces MNRIKKVLVANRGEIVIRIFRACNELGIRTVAIYSQEDVLSLHRYKADEAYLIGEGKGPVEAYLDIEGIIKIAKENDVDAVHPGYGFLSENAALAKRCAEENLIFIGPELRHLIMFGDKINAREQAKAAGIPMIPGSDGPVSGLEEVKAFARQHGFPLIIKAVSGGGGRGMRIVNEAASLEEAYQRARSEAKAAFGSDEVYLEKLLAHPKHIEVQILGDRYGNIVHLFERDCSVQRRHQKLVEVAPAVGLPDSLRREICDAAVKLMKKVGYVNAGTVEFLVTPDNKFYFIEVNPRIQVEHTITEMITGRDIVQAQLLIADGLPLGSEEIGIPSQEAVHCHGHAIQCRVTTEDAANNFRPDTGKIVTYRSGGGFGVRLDAGNAYSGSVITPYYDSLLVKASTLGLTRKAAIAKMKRCLEEFRVRGVKTNIPFLKNVISHEKFLYGTYDTAFVDTSPELFVFTPPKDRATKVMKHLGNIIVNGYEGLGRREKPVFPTPRMPQAPCDDIPAGSKQILEEKGVDGLIAWVKEQKKVLLTDTTLRDAHQSLLATRMRTYDMVKVIDPTVRLLPNLFSLEMWGGATFDVAYRFLREDPWERLAALRAKTPNILFQMLLRSANAVGYTNYPDNVVRHFIAQSAAAGIDVFRIFDSLNWLESMRVAIEAVRDAGKVAEASLCYTGDILDPRRSKYDLDYYVTMAKELEKAGTHILGIKDMAGLLKPEAAYRLVTAIKEAVSVPVHLHCHDTSGNGIYTYARAIDAGVDIVDVAISSLAGSTSQPSANSLYYALSGHERQPDVGIRGLTELSHYWEDVRSYYTDFDSKLFFPNPEVYEHEMPGGQYSNFKQQAKALGLEGRWEEVKVMYRRVNDMFGDIIKVTPSSKVVGDMALFMVENSLTEENIYEKGELLSFPQSVIEFFEGQIGQPYQGFPPKLQTLVLKGRKPITCRPGELLPPAEFAKIREVIEPLLERPVSEKDLSSYALYPKVFTDWLSFIREYGDVSLLDTPTAFYGMLPGEEIRVDIEQGKTLYIKLLAVGSPNAAGERIVGFELNGLLREIVVRDKSVKAVAAQRTKVDPANPEQVGASMSGTVVKILVEKGTKVKKGTPLIATEAMKMETSIQAPIHGFVKEIYVKPGEHIETGDLLLSLERPPVSLADQEEPKKFPR; encoded by the coding sequence ATGAACCGGATCAAAAAGGTACTGGTCGCCAATCGCGGTGAAATTGTCATCCGGATTTTCCGGGCCTGCAATGAACTGGGGATCCGCACCGTCGCGATATACTCCCAGGAGGATGTGCTTTCCCTCCACCGTTATAAAGCGGATGAGGCTTATTTGATCGGCGAGGGAAAAGGGCCGGTCGAGGCTTATCTCGATATCGAGGGCATTATCAAGATTGCCAAGGAAAACGATGTCGACGCCGTCCATCCCGGCTATGGCTTCTTATCGGAAAACGCCGCACTGGCCAAAAGGTGCGCCGAGGAAAACCTGATCTTTATCGGACCCGAGCTACGGCACCTGATTATGTTCGGCGATAAGATAAATGCCCGCGAGCAGGCGAAGGCCGCCGGTATTCCGATGATACCCGGCAGCGACGGCCCCGTATCCGGCCTGGAGGAAGTGAAAGCTTTCGCCCGGCAACATGGTTTCCCCCTGATAATCAAGGCGGTATCGGGCGGTGGCGGCCGCGGAATGCGCATCGTCAACGAGGCGGCTTCGCTGGAAGAGGCCTATCAGCGGGCCCGCTCGGAGGCTAAAGCGGCCTTCGGCAGCGACGAGGTTTACCTGGAGAAGCTGCTGGCTCACCCCAAGCACATCGAGGTACAGATTCTCGGCGACCGCTACGGCAATATCGTTCATCTTTTCGAGCGGGACTGCTCGGTTCAGCGCCGGCATCAGAAGCTTGTAGAAGTGGCGCCGGCGGTCGGCTTGCCGGACTCGCTCCGCCGCGAGATCTGTGATGCGGCCGTGAAGCTGATGAAAAAAGTCGGCTATGTAAACGCCGGCACGGTGGAGTTTCTGGTTACGCCGGATAACAAGTTCTATTTTATCGAAGTCAATCCGCGCATCCAGGTTGAGCATACGATTACCGAGATGATCACCGGCCGGGATATTGTCCAGGCGCAGTTGCTGATCGCCGACGGCCTGCCTCTCGGCAGTGAGGAGATCGGCATCCCGTCGCAGGAGGCGGTCCACTGCCACGGTCATGCGATCCAGTGCCGGGTGACTACCGAAGACGCCGCCAACAATTTCCGGCCGGACACGGGCAAGATCGTCACTTACCGCAGCGGCGGCGGCTTCGGCGTGCGCCTGGACGCCGGCAACGCCTACAGCGGCTCGGTTATTACGCCATACTACGACTCGCTGCTGGTTAAGGCATCAACCCTGGGCCTGACCCGCAAGGCGGCAATCGCGAAGATGAAGCGCTGCCTGGAGGAGTTCCGGGTCCGGGGCGTCAAAACCAATATTCCCTTCCTGAAAAACGTGATAAGTCACGAGAAGTTTCTCTACGGTACCTACGACACGGCTTTCGTCGATACTTCGCCAGAGCTTTTCGTTTTCACGCCGCCGAAGGACCGGGCGACCAAGGTGATGAAGCACCTCGGCAATATCATCGTGAACGGTTACGAGGGCCTCGGCCGGCGGGAAAAACCCGTCTTTCCCACACCGCGCATGCCTCAGGCGCCGTGCGACGATATCCCGGCCGGCAGTAAGCAGATCCTGGAGGAAAAAGGCGTAGACGGCCTGATTGCCTGGGTTAAAGAGCAGAAAAAGGTGCTGCTTACCGACACGACGCTGCGCGACGCCCATCAGTCCCTGCTGGCCACCCGCATGCGCACGTACGATATGGTCAAGGTTATCGATCCCACGGTGCGCCTGCTGCCCAACCTGTTTTCGCTGGAAATGTGGGGCGGGGCCACCTTTGACGTCGCTTACCGGTTTCTCCGCGAGGACCCGTGGGAACGCCTGGCGGCCCTGCGGGCGAAGACCCCCAACATCCTGTTCCAGATGCTCCTCCGCTCCGCCAACGCGGTCGGCTACACCAACTATCCCGACAACGTCGTCCGTCACTTTATCGCCCAGTCGGCGGCGGCCGGGATAGATGTTTTCAGGATTTTCGACAGCCTCAACTGGCTGGAAAGCATGCGGGTGGCGATCGAGGCCGTCCGCGATGCCGGGAAAGTCGCCGAAGCATCGCTTTGCTATACCGGCGACATCCTCGACCCGCGGCGCAGCAAGTATGACCTCGATTATTATGTAACGATGGCCAAGGAACTGGAAAAGGCCGGGACACACATCCTCGGCATCAAGGACATGGCCGGCCTGCTGAAGCCGGAAGCCGCTTACCGGCTGGTGACGGCCATCAAGGAGGCGGTGTCGGTGCCTGTGCACCTCCACTGCCACGATACCAGCGGCAACGGCATCTATACTTATGCCCGGGCCATCGATGCCGGGGTCGATATCGTCGATGTGGCCATTTCCTCGCTGGCAGGCTCAACCTCCCAGCCGAGCGCCAACAGCCTTTACTACGCCCTGAGCGGGCACGAGCGCCAGCCGGATGTCGGTATTCGCGGCTTGACCGAGCTGTCCCATTATTGGGAGGATGTCCGCAGCTATTATACCGACTTCGATTCCAAGCTGTTTTTCCCGAACCCGGAGGTTTACGAGCATGAAATGCCGGGCGGCCAGTACAGCAATTTCAAGCAGCAGGCCAAGGCCCTCGGCCTGGAAGGGCGCTGGGAGGAAGTCAAGGTCATGTACCGCCGGGTGAACGATATGTTCGGCGATATCATCAAGGTGACACCATCCTCCAAGGTGGTCGGCGATATGGCGCTGTTCATGGTCGAAAACAGCCTCACGGAAGAGAACATTTACGAAAAAGGGGAACTGCTCAGTTTTCCGCAGTCGGTCATCGAGTTTTTCGAAGGCCAGATCGGCCAGCCCTATCAGGGCTTCCCCCCCAAACTGCAGACGCTGGTCCTGAAGGGCCGGAAGCCGATCACCTGCCGCCCCGGCGAGCTGCTGCCCCCGGCCGAATTCGCCAAGATCCGAGAGGTGATTGAGCCGCTTCTTGAGCGCCCGGTCAGTGAGAAAGACCTTTCCTCCTATGCGCTGTATCCAAAGGTGTTCACCGACTGGCTGTCTTTTATCCGCGAGTACGGCGACGTATCTCTGCTGGATACGCCCACCGCTTTCTACGGCATGCTGCCGGGCGAGGAGATCCGGGTAGATATCGAGCAGGGCAAGACCCTGTATATCAAACTGCTGGCCGTCGGATCGCCCAACGCCGCGGGTGAACGGATCGTAGGCTTTGAACTGAACGGCCTGCTGCGGGAGATCGTCGTCCGCGACAAGAGCGTCAAGGCGGTTGCCGCCCAACGCACCAAGGTCGACCCGGCCAACCCCGAACAGGTGGGAGCCTCGATGTCCGGCACGGTGGTCAAGATACTTGTCGAGAAGGGGACGAAGGTGAAAAAGGGAACCCCGCTTATCGCCACCGAGGCCATGAAGATGGAAACGTCCATCCAGGCGCCGATACACGGCTTTGTGAAAGAAATTTACGTCAAGCCGGGCGAACATATCGAAACCGGCGATTTGCTCCTGAGCCTCGAGCGTCCTCCCGTCAGCCTCGCCGACCAGGAGGAGCCGAAGAAATTCCCGCGATAA